The Paramisgurnus dabryanus chromosome 1, PD_genome_1.1, whole genome shotgun sequence genome includes a window with the following:
- the acbd4 gene encoding acyl-CoA-binding domain-containing protein 4 isoform X1 translates to MPTLTMSETEECRRRFQAAVDVIHSLPKNGSYRPSYEVMLRFYGLYKQAVCGPCTVSRPGFWDPVGRYKWDAWNQLGDMNQETAMGAYVDEMKKVAQEVIDTMQINEKTASFFHYFEPLYHVIHDMPRPPEALLTITSGKEPIDGLAELEVKDPTEELDLQQQDFTDAVPDSDPQLKNTDLVLSEGQGPTSDSESEVFCDSLEQLDAFKLSPMSDSLQNGHAYTSEDQEHLHTPVLQVTQMGAGHGGEGADDRHGPPVRRRNTGREGMQQGWREPSGYMARRHGRWAERPGSGFGLGGGEDPEGGPDRLQDIQVQQQIILALRQLREDMQSVMERLEVVEGLATANAQNSQWRSHLQLSVSEEKGWPFDISGRTLLLLLVWPFVTQALVFLLRRRKRKLHVCI, encoded by the exons ATGCCAACTCTTACAATGTCAGAGACCGAGGAGTGTCGAAGACGCTTTCAGGCGGCTGTCGACGTCATTCATAGCCTACCCAAAAATG GTTCCTACAGACCCTCTTATGAAGTAATGCTTCGGTTTTATGGCCTATACAAACAGGCAGTCTGTGGTCCATGTACTGTGTCACGCCCCGGCTTCTGGGACCCTGTGGGACGTTACAAATG GGATGCTTGGAATCAGTTAGGAGATATGAACCAAGAAACTGCCATGGGCGCTTATGTGGATGAAATGAAGAAAGTCGCACAAGAG GTAATAGATACCATGCAGATAAATGAGAAGACTGCATCCTTTTTTCACTATTTTGAACCTCTTTATCATGTTATTCATGATATGCCCAGGCCTCCAGAAGCACTTCTAACTATAACATCAG GCAAGGAACCAATTGATGGTTTGGCTGAACTTGAAGTGAAAGACCCAACAGAAGAACTGGATCTTCAACAGCAGGACTTCACAGACGCAGTCCCTGATAGTGATCCTCAATTGAAGAACACAG ATCTTGTTCTATCTGAGGGTCAGGGACCAACAAGTGATTCAGAGAGTGAAGTCTTCTGTGATTCACTGGAACAGCTGGACGCTTTTAAG CTTTCACCAATGTCCGATAGTCTTCAAAATGGACATGCATATACTTCTGAAGACCAAGAGCATCTCCACACCCCTGTCCTTCAGGTCACTCAGATGGGTGCTGGACATGGCGGTGAAGGGGCAGACGATAGGCATGGTCCACCCGTGAGGAGAAGGAACACAGGAAGAGAGGGGATGCAGCAAGGCTGGAGGGAACCCTCAG gTTATATGGCTCGCCGCCATGGTAGATGGGCAGAGCGGCCAGGCtcagggtttggtttagggggTGGAGAAGATCCCGAGGGTGGGCCTGACAGGTTACAGGACATCCAGGTGCAGCAGCAGATCATTCTAGCATTACGACAGCTCAGAGAGGACATGCAAAGCGTTATGGAACGACTAGAAGTGGTTGAGGGTCTTGCCACTGCAAAT GCTCAGAACTCACAATGGAGATCCCACTTACAACTGTCAGTGTCAGAG GAGAAAGGGTGGCCATTTGACATCTCTGGACGCACATTGCTGCTTTTGTTGGTCTGGCCTTTTGTGACTCAGGCCTTGGTGTTCCTCTTAAGACGGAGGAAGAGAAAGCTTCACGTGTGCATATGA
- the acbd4 gene encoding acyl-CoA-binding domain-containing protein 4 isoform X2: MLRFYGLYKQAVCGPCTVSRPGFWDPVGRYKWDAWNQLGDMNQETAMGAYVDEMKKVAQEVIDTMQINEKTASFFHYFEPLYHVIHDMPRPPEALLTITSGKEPIDGLAELEVKDPTEELDLQQQDFTDAVPDSDPQLKNTDLVLSEGQGPTSDSESEVFCDSLEQLDAFKLSPMSDSLQNGHAYTSEDQEHLHTPVLQVTQMGAGHGGEGADDRHGPPVRRRNTGREGMQQGWREPSGYMARRHGRWAERPGSGFGLGGGEDPEGGPDRLQDIQVQQQIILALRQLREDMQSVMERLEVVEGLATANAQNSQWRSHLQLSVSEEKGWPFDISGRTLLLLLVWPFVTQALVFLLRRRKRKLHVCI; encoded by the exons ATGCTTCGGTTTTATGGCCTATACAAACAGGCAGTCTGTGGTCCATGTACTGTGTCACGCCCCGGCTTCTGGGACCCTGTGGGACGTTACAAATG GGATGCTTGGAATCAGTTAGGAGATATGAACCAAGAAACTGCCATGGGCGCTTATGTGGATGAAATGAAGAAAGTCGCACAAGAG GTAATAGATACCATGCAGATAAATGAGAAGACTGCATCCTTTTTTCACTATTTTGAACCTCTTTATCATGTTATTCATGATATGCCCAGGCCTCCAGAAGCACTTCTAACTATAACATCAG GCAAGGAACCAATTGATGGTTTGGCTGAACTTGAAGTGAAAGACCCAACAGAAGAACTGGATCTTCAACAGCAGGACTTCACAGACGCAGTCCCTGATAGTGATCCTCAATTGAAGAACACAG ATCTTGTTCTATCTGAGGGTCAGGGACCAACAAGTGATTCAGAGAGTGAAGTCTTCTGTGATTCACTGGAACAGCTGGACGCTTTTAAG CTTTCACCAATGTCCGATAGTCTTCAAAATGGACATGCATATACTTCTGAAGACCAAGAGCATCTCCACACCCCTGTCCTTCAGGTCACTCAGATGGGTGCTGGACATGGCGGTGAAGGGGCAGACGATAGGCATGGTCCACCCGTGAGGAGAAGGAACACAGGAAGAGAGGGGATGCAGCAAGGCTGGAGGGAACCCTCAG gTTATATGGCTCGCCGCCATGGTAGATGGGCAGAGCGGCCAGGCtcagggtttggtttagggggTGGAGAAGATCCCGAGGGTGGGCCTGACAGGTTACAGGACATCCAGGTGCAGCAGCAGATCATTCTAGCATTACGACAGCTCAGAGAGGACATGCAAAGCGTTATGGAACGACTAGAAGTGGTTGAGGGTCTTGCCACTGCAAAT GCTCAGAACTCACAATGGAGATCCCACTTACAACTGTCAGTGTCAGAG GAGAAAGGGTGGCCATTTGACATCTCTGGACGCACATTGCTGCTTTTGTTGGTCTGGCCTTTTGTGACTCAGGCCTTGGTGTTCCTCTTAAGACGGAGGAAGAGAAAGCTTCACGTGTGCATATGA
- the acbd4 gene encoding acyl-CoA-binding domain-containing protein 4 isoform X3, with amino-acid sequence MNQETAMGAYVDEMKKVAQEVIDTMQINEKTASFFHYFEPLYHVIHDMPRPPEALLTITSGKEPIDGLAELEVKDPTEELDLQQQDFTDAVPDSDPQLKNTDLVLSEGQGPTSDSESEVFCDSLEQLDAFKLSPMSDSLQNGHAYTSEDQEHLHTPVLQVTQMGAGHGGEGADDRHGPPVRRRNTGREGMQQGWREPSGYMARRHGRWAERPGSGFGLGGGEDPEGGPDRLQDIQVQQQIILALRQLREDMQSVMERLEVVEGLATANAQNSQWRSHLQLSVSEEKGWPFDISGRTLLLLLVWPFVTQALVFLLRRRKRKLHVCI; translated from the exons ATGAACCAAGAAACTGCCATGGGCGCTTATGTGGATGAAATGAAGAAAGTCGCACAAGAG GTAATAGATACCATGCAGATAAATGAGAAGACTGCATCCTTTTTTCACTATTTTGAACCTCTTTATCATGTTATTCATGATATGCCCAGGCCTCCAGAAGCACTTCTAACTATAACATCAG GCAAGGAACCAATTGATGGTTTGGCTGAACTTGAAGTGAAAGACCCAACAGAAGAACTGGATCTTCAACAGCAGGACTTCACAGACGCAGTCCCTGATAGTGATCCTCAATTGAAGAACACAG ATCTTGTTCTATCTGAGGGTCAGGGACCAACAAGTGATTCAGAGAGTGAAGTCTTCTGTGATTCACTGGAACAGCTGGACGCTTTTAAG CTTTCACCAATGTCCGATAGTCTTCAAAATGGACATGCATATACTTCTGAAGACCAAGAGCATCTCCACACCCCTGTCCTTCAGGTCACTCAGATGGGTGCTGGACATGGCGGTGAAGGGGCAGACGATAGGCATGGTCCACCCGTGAGGAGAAGGAACACAGGAAGAGAGGGGATGCAGCAAGGCTGGAGGGAACCCTCAG gTTATATGGCTCGCCGCCATGGTAGATGGGCAGAGCGGCCAGGCtcagggtttggtttagggggTGGAGAAGATCCCGAGGGTGGGCCTGACAGGTTACAGGACATCCAGGTGCAGCAGCAGATCATTCTAGCATTACGACAGCTCAGAGAGGACATGCAAAGCGTTATGGAACGACTAGAAGTGGTTGAGGGTCTTGCCACTGCAAAT GCTCAGAACTCACAATGGAGATCCCACTTACAACTGTCAGTGTCAGAG GAGAAAGGGTGGCCATTTGACATCTCTGGACGCACATTGCTGCTTTTGTTGGTCTGGCCTTTTGTGACTCAGGCCTTGGTGTTCCTCTTAAGACGGAGGAAGAGAAAGCTTCACGTGTGCATATGA
- the hexim1 gene encoding protein HEXIM1 has translation MELIKEETTPEDVSRGRQRDNLTSVVSSKQVQRNQLEICPGLVSGDTHPMCRGRDRSDPEPKTGDAASDGGFPVEKTSSETQGGKSDSGCTEVNAEGLSDGRQGKKKHRRRASKKKRRWKPYFKLTWEEKKELDERETARASRVRAEMFAKGLPVAPYNTTQFLMEEHDREEPDLNTELGGRRSGAMRSDDTASEEENFEAEEEEEEDGGGGGSSDGMGRTGQAGGEFLQKDFSETYERYHVETLQNMSKQELVREYLELEKCMSRLEEENNWLRHSRRNPEASDDGAPAYGAQRVQELEIEVERLRAENNELLLKSPKTKGPGLNQSQPC, from the coding sequence ATGGAGCTTATTAAAGAAGAAACTACGCCGGAGGATGTCAGCAGAGGGCGACAGAGAGACAACCTGACAAGTGTCGTCTCTTCCAAACAAGTGCAAAGAAATCAGCTGGAGATCTGTCCGGGTCTGGTGTCTGGAGATACGCATCCTATGTGCCGCGGTCGGGATAGGAGTGATCCGGAGCCCAAGACTGGTGACGCAGCAAGCGACGGCGGGTTTCCTGTGGAGAAGACGTCCAGCGAAACACAGGGCGGTAAAAGTGACTCTGGTTGCACTGAAGTTAACGCCGAGGGGCTGTCAGATGGCCGACAGGGCAAGAAGAAACACAGGAGGCGAGCCTCAAAAAAGAAGCGCCGCTGGAAGCCGTACTTCAAATTAACCTGGGAAGAGAAGAAAGAGCTGGATGAAAGGGAGACGGCACGGGCATCACGGGTGCGAGCCGAAATGTTCGCCAAGGGTCTTCCCGTCGCTCCGTACAACACAACGCAGTTCCTAATGGAGGAGCACGACCGCGAAGAACCCGATCTCAACACGGAGCTGGGCGGCCGAAGATCCGGTGCGATGCGCTCCGACGACACGGCGAGCGAGGAGGAGAATTTCGAGGCcgaggaggaagaagaggaggacgGCGGCGGCGGCGGCAGCAGCGACGGCATGGGAAGAACCGGGCAAGCGGGAGGGGAGTTTTTGCAGAAAGACTTTTCCGAGACCTACGAGAGATATCACGTCGAGACTCTCCAGAATATGTCAAAGCAAGAACTGGTCAGGGAATACCTGGAGCTGGAGAAATGCATGTCGCGGTTAGAGGAGGAGAACAACTGGCTCCGTCACTCGCGGAGAAACCCGGAGGCGTCTGATGACGGCGCCCCCGCGTACGGCGCTCAGCGCGTGCAAGAACTGGAGATCGAGGTGGAGAGACTCAGAGCAGAGAATAACGAGTTATTACTCAAAAGCCCCAAAACTAAAGGACCGGGACTCAACCAATCTCAGCCATGCTGA